In one Bradyrhizobium sp. 4 genomic region, the following are encoded:
- a CDS encoding dipeptide ABC transporter ATP-binding protein, with protein MALLEVDGLVKHFVAERSLFGRALAHVKAVDGVSFSLDAGRTLALVGESGCGKSTVSRLVLRLIEPDAGTIRFEGRDLLSLDAGALRAFRREAQIIFQDPYASLNPRMTVGQILTEPLALHNLVPPARRRERVEEILRLVGLEPRLARRYPHEFSGGQRQRIAIARALAVEPKLIICDEPVSALDVSIRSQILNLLRELQDRLGLAYIFVSHDLAVVKHIADHVAVMNLGQIVETAAADALFAAPRHPYSRALLSAIPVPKPRAKRSRIVLQGEIPSALNPPPGCRFHTRCPYVVDRCRSEMPQLVPDGIGHATACHRTSELPSSEAIVPTDGGFSPVLEKLVAAFSGGPEAVRGSGVSSLVTNPA; from the coding sequence ATGGCGCTGCTCGAGGTCGATGGCCTGGTCAAGCATTTCGTCGCCGAGCGTTCGCTGTTCGGCCGCGCGCTGGCGCATGTCAAAGCCGTCGATGGCGTTTCCTTCTCGCTCGATGCCGGTAGGACGCTGGCGCTGGTCGGCGAATCCGGCTGCGGCAAATCCACCGTCAGCCGCCTGGTGCTGCGGCTGATCGAGCCGGATGCAGGCACGATCCGGTTCGAAGGCCGCGATCTGCTCTCGCTCGACGCCGGCGCGCTGCGCGCCTTTCGCCGCGAGGCGCAGATCATCTTCCAGGATCCCTACGCCTCGCTCAATCCGCGCATGACCGTCGGCCAGATCCTGACCGAGCCGCTGGCGCTGCACAACCTGGTGCCGCCCGCCCGGCGGCGCGAACGCGTCGAGGAGATCTTGCGGCTGGTCGGACTGGAGCCGCGGCTGGCGCGGCGTTACCCGCACGAGTTTTCCGGCGGCCAGCGCCAGCGCATCGCCATCGCCCGCGCGCTCGCGGTCGAGCCGAAACTGATCATCTGCGATGAGCCGGTCTCGGCGCTCGACGTCTCGATCCGCTCGCAGATCCTCAATCTGCTGCGCGAGCTCCAGGACCGGCTTGGGCTGGCCTACATTTTCGTCTCGCACGACCTCGCGGTGGTCAAGCACATCGCCGACCACGTGGCGGTGATGAATCTCGGCCAGATCGTCGAGACGGCGGCGGCGGACGCGCTGTTTGCCGCACCCCGCCATCCCTATAGCCGGGCCCTGCTATCCGCGATCCCGGTGCCTAAACCGCGGGCAAAGCGCAGCCGGATTGTGCTGCAGGGAGAGATCCCCAGCGCGCTCAATCCGCCGCCGGGATGCCGCTTCCACACCCGCTGCCCCTACGTGGTCGACCGTTGCCGCAGCGAAATGCCTCAGCTCGTGCCGGATGGCATCGGACATGCAACGGCATGCCACCGTACGTCGGAGTTGCCGTCGTCCGAGGCGATAGTCCCAACGGACGGCGGCTTCTCCCCGGTTCTCGAAAAATTGGTCGCCGCCTTCAGCGGCGGCCCGGAAGCAGTCCGCGGCAGCGGGGTTAGTTCATTGGTGACGAACCCGGCATAG
- a CDS encoding ABC transporter ATP-binding protein produces MNPSPLIEISDLHIRFHGDDGRVTHAVDGVDLSVANGATLGLVGESGCGKSVTSLAIMGLLPKQSAEISGAIRFDGFDLLKTSDQTLRDLRGNRLAMIFQEPMTSLNPSFTIGDQIVETILRHRGGSRRSARERAIDLLRRVHIPSPERRIDEYPHKLSGGMRQRVMIAMALACDPRLLIADEPTTALDVTLQAQILELMRELKAASGAAIILITHDLGVVAEVCDEVAVMYAGEIVERAAVDELFSAPQHPYTVGLLGSIPRLDHRAEQLATIEGMVPNMAQPPAGCRFAARCPFVLAACTKAPPPLVEVSPGHLSRCIRAPLERLVS; encoded by the coding sequence ATGAACCCGAGCCCCCTCATCGAGATCAGCGATCTGCACATTCGTTTTCACGGCGACGACGGCCGCGTTACCCATGCGGTCGACGGCGTCGATCTCAGCGTCGCCAATGGCGCGACGCTGGGCCTCGTCGGCGAATCCGGCTGCGGCAAGAGCGTGACGTCGCTGGCGATCATGGGCCTGCTGCCGAAGCAGAGCGCGGAGATCTCCGGCGCGATCCGCTTCGACGGTTTCGACCTCCTTAAGACGTCGGACCAGACGCTGCGCGACCTTCGCGGCAACCGGCTCGCGATGATCTTTCAGGAGCCGATGACCTCGCTCAATCCGAGCTTCACGATCGGCGACCAGATCGTCGAGACGATTTTGCGCCACCGCGGCGGTTCGCGGAGGAGTGCGCGCGAGCGGGCGATCGATCTGTTGCGTCGCGTCCACATCCCCTCGCCCGAGCGGCGGATCGACGAATATCCGCACAAGCTCTCGGGCGGGATGCGCCAGCGCGTCATGATCGCGATGGCGCTTGCCTGCGACCCGCGGCTGCTGATCGCGGACGAGCCGACCACCGCCCTCGATGTCACCCTGCAGGCGCAGATCCTGGAGCTGATGCGCGAGTTGAAGGCGGCGAGCGGCGCCGCCATTATCCTGATCACCCATGATCTCGGCGTCGTCGCGGAAGTCTGCGACGAGGTCGCGGTGATGTATGCCGGCGAGATCGTCGAGCGCGCGGCGGTGGACGAGCTGTTCTCGGCGCCGCAACATCCCTACACCGTCGGCCTGCTCGGCTCGATCCCGCGGCTCGACCATCGCGCCGAACAGCTTGCCACGATCGAAGGCATGGTTCCGAACATGGCGCAGCCGCCCGCCGGCTGTCGCTTCGCCGCGCGCTGCCCCTTCGTGCTGGCTGCCTGCACCAAGGCGCCGCCGCCGCTCGTCGAGGTCAGTCCCGGCCACCTCTCGCGCTGCATCCGCGCGCCGCTCGAACGTCTGGTGTCGTGA
- a CDS encoding DUF1028 domain-containing protein: MTWSIIARDSATGQFGIAVATRFFAVGARVPYIAAGLGAIATQAFVNPYYGIDGVKLLRQGLNAHDALAAVLATDDGRESRQIHIMDASGAIAAHTGRNCVDWCGHIAGSGFSIAGNMLAGADVLDETAKTYIANDSLPFPRRLLAAMRAGEAAGGDKRGKQSAALLIHGEEEWPALDLRADDHPDPLGELERLERVSHELWVHFRASMPTRQNPAGNTDRSVIDASIAAARAKRS, encoded by the coding sequence ATGACCTGGTCGATCATCGCGCGCGATTCTGCTACCGGCCAGTTTGGCATCGCCGTTGCCACGCGCTTCTTCGCCGTCGGCGCGCGAGTGCCTTACATCGCTGCGGGCCTTGGCGCCATCGCGACGCAGGCCTTCGTCAATCCTTATTACGGGATCGACGGCGTCAAGCTGCTGCGTCAGGGTCTCAACGCGCACGACGCGCTGGCCGCCGTGCTCGCGACCGACGACGGCCGCGAAAGCCGCCAGATCCACATCATGGACGCCAGTGGCGCGATTGCCGCGCATACCGGGCGCAACTGCGTCGATTGGTGCGGGCACATCGCGGGCAGCGGCTTCTCGATCGCCGGCAACATGCTCGCGGGCGCCGATGTGCTCGACGAGACCGCAAAAACCTATATCGCCAATGACAGCCTGCCGTTTCCGCGCCGCCTGCTCGCCGCGATGCGCGCGGGTGAAGCCGCTGGCGGCGACAAGCGCGGCAAGCAGTCCGCCGCGCTCCTGATCCACGGCGAGGAGGAATGGCCGGCATTGGACCTGCGCGCCGACGATCATCCCGATCCGCTCGGTGAGCTCGAGCGGCTCGAACGGGTCAGCCACGAGCTCTGGGTCCACTTCCGCGCCTCCATGCCGACGCGGCAGAACCCGGCCGGCAACACCGATCGCAGCGTCATCGACGCCAGCATTGCCGCAGCGCGCGCAAAACGCTCATGA
- a CDS encoding gamma-glutamyltransferase family protein yields MASIVNPDPFTTRPEIEGTFGVVATTHWIATAIGMAILEKGGNAFDAGVATAFTLQVVEPHLNGPGGDVPIIVHDVKRGRTEVICGQGPAPARATIAHYKSEGLDMVPGTGLLAACVPGTFESWMMLLRDYGTMRVRDVLEPAISYARDGYPLVERACATIQTVEQLFRKHWPTSAAVYLPNGEVPKPGTLFTNKTLAATYARILSEAESGGGGRDAEIERARKAWSQGFVAEAIDKFCRTQDVMDVSGSPHRGVLTADDMARWQPKVEAPLTYDYGRYTVCKAGVWSQGPVTLQQLALLKGFALDGLDPTGPEFIHLQIECAKLAFADREKFYGDPEFSEIPIGTLLSDAYNNERRKLVTDNASLDLRPGAIEGFGGVVKLRRAEGQREAVGALGAGEPTVGRFGEVRGDTVHFDIIDKAGNMVSSTPSGGWLQSSPIIPELGFCLGSRAQMFDLEENQPSSLAPGKRPRTTLSPTMALRDGEPYLAWGSPGGDQQDQWITQFFLRHVHCNLNLQEAIDAPAWHSEHFPISFWPRTARPGVLVVENRVPKATIENLRERGHIVEVGPDWSEGRLTAASRVGPRRRAAANPRGMQGYAAGR; encoded by the coding sequence ATGGCCAGCATCGTCAATCCCGATCCCTTCACGACACGCCCCGAGATCGAAGGCACCTTCGGGGTCGTCGCGACCACGCACTGGATCGCGACCGCCATCGGCATGGCCATCCTGGAAAAGGGCGGCAACGCGTTCGACGCCGGCGTCGCCACCGCTTTCACGCTCCAGGTGGTCGAGCCGCATCTGAACGGCCCCGGCGGCGACGTTCCGATCATCGTGCACGACGTGAAGCGCGGCCGCACCGAGGTGATCTGCGGTCAGGGTCCGGCACCGGCTCGCGCCACCATCGCGCATTACAAGAGCGAAGGCCTCGACATGGTGCCCGGCACCGGCCTGCTCGCAGCCTGCGTCCCCGGCACCTTCGAATCCTGGATGATGCTGCTGCGTGACTACGGCACGATGCGCGTGCGCGACGTGCTGGAGCCCGCGATCTCCTATGCGCGCGACGGCTATCCGCTGGTCGAGCGCGCCTGCGCCACGATCCAGACTGTCGAGCAATTATTCCGCAAGCACTGGCCGACGTCAGCCGCCGTCTATCTCCCGAACGGCGAAGTGCCAAAGCCCGGCACGCTCTTCACCAACAAGACACTTGCGGCGACCTATGCGCGAATCCTGAGCGAAGCCGAAAGTGGCGGCGGCGGCCGCGACGCCGAGATCGAGCGCGCACGCAAGGCGTGGTCGCAGGGTTTCGTCGCGGAAGCCATCGACAAATTCTGCCGGACGCAGGACGTGATGGACGTCAGCGGCTCGCCACATCGCGGTGTGCTGACCGCCGATGACATGGCGCGCTGGCAGCCGAAGGTCGAGGCCCCGCTCACCTACGATTATGGCCGCTACACTGTCTGCAAGGCCGGGGTCTGGAGCCAGGGTCCGGTGACGCTGCAGCAGCTCGCGCTGCTGAAGGGCTTTGCGCTCGATGGGCTGGACCCGACCGGGCCGGAATTCATCCATCTCCAGATCGAATGCGCCAAGCTCGCCTTCGCCGACCGCGAGAAATTCTACGGCGATCCCGAGTTCAGCGAGATCCCGATCGGAACGCTGCTGTCGGATGCCTACAACAACGAGCGCCGCAAGCTCGTCACCGACAACGCCTCGCTCGATCTCCGGCCCGGTGCGATCGAGGGCTTTGGCGGCGTGGTCAAGCTGCGCCGCGCCGAGGGCCAGCGCGAGGCTGTCGGCGCGCTCGGCGCCGGTGAACCGACGGTGGGCCGCTTCGGCGAGGTGCGCGGCGACACCGTGCATTTCGACATCATCGACAAGGCCGGCAACATGGTGTCGTCGACGCCGTCCGGCGGCTGGCTGCAATCATCGCCGATCATTCCCGAGCTCGGCTTCTGCCTCGGCAGCCGCGCGCAGATGTTCGATCTGGAGGAGAACCAACCGAGTTCGCTCGCGCCCGGCAAGCGGCCGCGCACCACGCTGTCCCCCACCATGGCATTGCGCGACGGCGAGCCTTATCTCGCCTGGGGCTCGCCCGGCGGCGACCAGCAGGATCAGTGGATCACGCAGTTCTTCCTGCGGCACGTCCATTGCAACCTCAATCTCCAGGAAGCGATCGACGCCCCGGCCTGGCACTCCGAGCATTTCCCGATCTCGTTCTGGCCCCGCACCGCGCGCCCCGGCGTGCTCGTGGTCGAGAACCGCGTGCCGAAGGCGACGATCGAAAATCTTCGCGAACGCGGACATATCGTCGAGGTCGGACCGGACTGGTCGGAAGGCCGTCTCACCGCGGCCTCGCGCGTCGGTCCGCGTCGCCGCGCCGCCGCCAATCCACGCGGCATGCAGGGCTACGCCGCAGGGCGCTAA
- a CDS encoding oligopeptide/dipeptide ABC transporter ATP-binding protein, with translation MSTPFVQATNLRRVFDVSKPWLNRMLEGGQLEYLKAVDGVTFDIRKGETFALVGESGSGKTTVARMVVGLLPPSSGNVLIDGISMTDPRQAQARRKLRRRIQMIFQDPYASLNPRFRVDAIISEPIRAFDLIEGERDIQARVGELLSLVGLHPDDRLKFPHEFSGGQRQRIAIARALASDAEFIVCDEPTSALDVSVQAQILNLMRDLQDKFGLTYMFISHNLAVVRHMASRVGVMYLGRIVEIAEGRELFARPRMPYTKMLLGAVPDLAMSGRQRIPVKGEIPNPINPPPGCAFNPRCPLAFDLCRKKAPELVDGVACHAVNTAPVPA, from the coding sequence ATGAGCACTCCCTTCGTCCAGGCCACGAATCTGCGCCGCGTCTTCGACGTCTCGAAACCCTGGCTCAACCGCATGCTTGAAGGCGGGCAGCTCGAATATCTCAAGGCCGTCGATGGCGTCACCTTCGACATCAGGAAGGGCGAGACCTTTGCACTGGTCGGCGAATCCGGCTCGGGCAAGACCACGGTGGCGCGGATGGTCGTCGGCTTGCTGCCGCCAAGCTCCGGCAACGTCTTGATCGACGGCATCTCGATGACCGATCCGCGGCAGGCCCAGGCGCGGCGGAAACTGCGCCGCCGCATCCAGATGATCTTTCAGGATCCCTATGCGAGCCTGAACCCACGCTTCCGGGTCGACGCCATCATCTCCGAGCCGATCCGCGCGTTCGACCTGATCGAGGGCGAGCGCGACATCCAGGCCCGGGTCGGCGAGTTGCTCAGCCTTGTCGGCCTGCATCCCGACGACAGGTTGAAATTTCCGCACGAATTCTCGGGCGGCCAGCGCCAGCGGATCGCGATCGCTCGCGCGCTCGCCTCCGACGCGGAGTTCATTGTCTGCGACGAGCCAACCTCCGCGCTTGACGTCTCCGTGCAAGCGCAGATCCTGAACCTGATGCGCGACCTCCAGGACAAGTTCGGCCTGACCTACATGTTCATCAGCCACAACCTCGCCGTCGTTCGCCACATGGCGAGCCGCGTCGGCGTGATGTATCTCGGCCGCATCGTCGAGATCGCGGAAGGACGTGAGCTGTTTGCTCGTCCTCGCATGCCCTACACCAAGATGCTGCTCGGCGCCGTGCCCGATCTCGCCATGAGCGGCCGCCAGCGCATTCCCGTGAAGGGCGAGATCCCGAACCCGATCAATCCGCCGCCCGGGTGCGCCTTCAATCCGCGCTGCCCGCTGGCGTTCGATCTCTGCCGCAAGAAAGCACCTGAATTGGTCGACGGCGTCGCCTGCCATGCGGTCAACACCGCGCCGGTGCCGGCGTGA
- a CDS encoding ABC transporter ATP-binding protein, whose protein sequence is MTEPVLSVRNLQVEFASRRGTLRAIDNVSFDIAKGEVLGVVGESGAGKSVTGLAVIGLIDSPGRISGGEIRLSGLRIDNLPPEEMRRVRGKRIGMIFQDPLTSLNPLYKIGDQLIETIRTHLNLSETAARRRAIDLLAEVGIPAPEKRIDGYPHEFSGGMRQRVVIALAICAEPELIIADEPTTALDVSVQAQIISLIKRLGRDHGTAVMLVTHDMGVIAETSDRVAVMYAGRVAEIGPVQDVVQNALHPYAKGLMGAIPTLAGDDKRLVQIPGSMPRLSAIPRGCSFNPRCALAFDRCRVERPEPLPRGAQSVACHLYDSVPAESAA, encoded by the coding sequence ATGACCGAGCCCGTTCTCTCCGTTCGTAATCTTCAGGTCGAGTTCGCCTCCCGCCGGGGCACGCTGCGCGCGATCGATAATGTCTCCTTCGACATCGCCAAAGGCGAGGTGCTCGGCGTTGTCGGCGAATCCGGCGCCGGTAAATCGGTCACCGGACTCGCGGTCATTGGCCTGATCGATTCGCCGGGCCGCATCTCGGGCGGCGAGATCCGCCTCTCCGGCCTGCGCATCGACAATCTGCCGCCGGAAGAGATGCGCCGCGTGCGTGGAAAACGTATCGGCATGATCTTCCAGGACCCCCTCACCTCGCTCAATCCGCTGTACAAGATCGGCGACCAGCTCATCGAGACGATCAGAACGCATCTGAACCTGTCCGAGACCGCCGCCCGTCGCCGCGCCATCGACCTGCTCGCCGAAGTCGGGATCCCGGCTCCGGAAAAGCGCATCGACGGTTATCCGCATGAATTCTCCGGCGGCATGCGCCAGCGCGTGGTGATTGCGCTCGCGATCTGCGCCGAACCGGAGCTGATCATCGCCGACGAGCCGACCACCGCGCTCGACGTTTCCGTGCAGGCGCAAATCATCTCGCTCATCAAGCGTCTCGGCCGCGACCACGGCACTGCGGTGATGCTGGTGACCCACGACATGGGTGTGATCGCCGAGACCTCCGACCGGGTCGCGGTGATGTATGCCGGCCGCGTTGCCGAGATCGGTCCGGTGCAGGATGTCGTGCAGAACGCGCTGCATCCTTACGCCAAGGGCTTGATGGGCGCGATCCCGACGCTCGCGGGCGACGACAAGCGCCTGGTGCAAATTCCCGGCTCGATGCCGCGATTGTCGGCGATTCCGCGCGGGTGCTCGTTCAATCCGCGCTGCGCGTTGGCGTTCGATCGCTGCCGTGTCGAGCGGCCGGAGCCGCTGCCACGGGGCGCGCAATCGGTCGCCTGCCATCTCTATGACAGCGTGCCGGCGGAGAGCGCGGCATGA
- a CDS encoding ABC transporter permease: MSEAVVPHKVEERGPRADAPGWFKRALDSDLFYSFRRSKITMVAAAVTLLFFLLAILASVLSVQNPFDPAQLQLMNSRISPLWTSDGQSPFLLGTDEQGRDVLSAILYGMRISLLVGVLGVVFSGAIGILLGLTAGYFGGAVDGLIMRIADVQLSFPAILIALLINGIAKSVFGNKLDEMSMLAVLVFAIGLSFWVQYARTVRGSVMVEKNKDYVAAAQLIGLPAPVIMLRHVLPNTMGPILVIATINLALAIITEATLSFLGSGMPETMPSLGTLIRIGNNYLFAGEWWIVAFPGIALAALILSINLLGDWLRDALNPKLR, translated from the coding sequence ATGAGCGAAGCCGTCGTCCCGCACAAGGTCGAAGAACGCGGCCCGCGCGCCGACGCGCCGGGTTGGTTTAAACGCGCGCTCGACAGCGACCTGTTCTATTCATTTCGCCGCTCCAAAATCACCATGGTCGCAGCGGCGGTGACGCTGCTGTTCTTCCTGCTCGCGATCCTCGCCTCGGTGCTATCGGTCCAAAATCCCTTCGACCCGGCGCAGCTCCAGCTGATGAACTCGCGCATCTCGCCATTATGGACCTCAGACGGCCAGAGCCCGTTCCTGCTCGGCACCGACGAACAAGGCCGGGACGTATTGTCCGCGATTCTTTACGGCATGCGCATCTCGCTTCTCGTTGGCGTGCTCGGCGTCGTCTTCTCCGGCGCGATCGGCATCCTGCTCGGGCTGACGGCCGGTTATTTCGGCGGTGCCGTCGACGGGCTGATCATGCGCATCGCCGACGTGCAGCTTTCATTCCCGGCGATCCTGATCGCGCTGCTGATCAACGGCATCGCCAAATCGGTTTTCGGCAACAAGCTCGACGAGATGAGCATGCTGGCTGTCCTGGTCTTCGCGATCGGGTTGAGCTTCTGGGTGCAATATGCCCGCACCGTGCGCGGCTCCGTCATGGTCGAGAAGAACAAGGACTATGTCGCCGCCGCCCAGCTCATTGGCCTGCCCGCCCCGGTGATCATGTTGCGCCACGTGCTGCCGAACACGATGGGGCCGATTCTCGTCATCGCCACCATCAATCTCGCGCTCGCTATCATCACCGAAGCGACGCTGTCGTTCCTCGGCTCGGGGATGCCCGAGACCATGCCATCGCTGGGCACGCTGATCCGCATCGGCAACAACTATCTGTTCGCGGGCGAATGGTGGATCGTCGCCTTCCCTGGAATCGCACTCGCGGCGCTGATCCTGTCGATCAATCTGCTCGGCGACTGGCTGCGCGATGCGCTTAACCCGAAACTCCGATGA
- a CDS encoding ABC transporter permease, producing the protein MLAFTLRRAIQAIGVMIAVGIISFSMFRFAGDPVNQMVGMDTSGAERAAIRKSLGLDDPVIVQFGRYIGNAAQFKFGVSYQFRLPVSNLLMERMPATLELAICATIFAMLCGILMGVYSALRRDSWLTHAFQAISLIGISLPTFLIGILMIYLFSVTLGWLPSFGRGDVVHIGWWTTGLLTLSGLKALIMPSITLGLFQMTLIMRLVRTEMLEVMRTDYIRFARARGLTTRAIHYGHALRNTMIPVITVAGLQFGSVIAFAIITETVFQWPGMGLLFVQAVQNVDIPIMAAYLMMVSLIFVTINLVVDILYTIVDPRLRSTISRAH; encoded by the coding sequence ATGCTCGCTTTCACACTGCGCCGGGCCATTCAGGCCATTGGTGTCATGATCGCCGTCGGGATCATCTCCTTCTCGATGTTTCGTTTCGCCGGCGATCCCGTGAACCAGATGGTTGGGATGGACACGTCCGGCGCCGAACGCGCCGCTATCCGCAAATCGCTCGGCCTCGATGATCCCGTGATCGTGCAGTTCGGCCGCTATATCGGCAACGCTGCGCAGTTCAAGTTCGGCGTCTCCTACCAGTTCCGCCTGCCTGTCTCCAATCTTCTGATGGAGCGGATGCCCGCGACCCTGGAGCTCGCGATCTGCGCCACCATCTTCGCGATGCTCTGTGGCATCCTGATGGGCGTCTATTCGGCGCTTCGCCGCGACAGCTGGCTCACACACGCGTTCCAGGCTATCTCGCTGATCGGCATCTCGCTGCCGACCTTCCTGATCGGCATTCTCATGATCTACCTGTTCTCGGTGACGCTGGGTTGGCTGCCCTCGTTCGGGCGCGGCGACGTCGTGCATATCGGCTGGTGGACGACGGGTCTGCTGACGCTGTCAGGACTGAAGGCGCTGATCATGCCCTCGATCACGCTGGGTTTGTTCCAGATGACGCTGATCATGCGACTGGTCCGCACCGAGATGCTCGAAGTCATGCGCACCGACTACATCCGCTTCGCCCGTGCCCGCGGCCTCACCACCCGCGCCATCCATTACGGTCATGCGCTGCGCAACACGATGATCCCGGTCATCACGGTGGCCGGCCTGCAATTTGGCTCGGTAATTGCATTTGCGATCATCACCGAGACCGTGTTCCAGTGGCCCGGCATGGGGTTGCTGTTCGTGCAGGCCGTGCAGAATGTCGATATCCCGATCATGGCCGCCTATCTGATGATGGTGTCCCTGATCTTCGTCACCATCAATCTCGTGGTTGATATCCTCTACACCATCGTCGATCCGCGGCTGCGCTCGACGATCAGCCGGGCACATTGA
- a CDS encoding ABC transporter substrate-binding protein, producing the protein MSVGRSLFAATLASMLALAVSPASSQTLRYANQGELKSLDPYTLNESTTSAHLGHVYEGLVARGKDLKIVPALAESWETPEPTRWRFHLRKDVKFHNGDPFTADDVVFSAERVRAKGSNFQSRVPADAKVVKIDDYTVDFILTSPNPILTALWATWYIMDKKWAEANDAVAPTPAAATTPSYASLHENGTGAFTIDSHQPGVKTVFKANPNWWRKPEHNLKEIIFTPIANPATRVAALLSGEVDVIEPVPVQDIERVKASPNATVLTGPELRTIFVGMDQARDELLYSNVKGKNPFKDVRVREAVYRAIDIDLIKNRVMRGLSTPSALMVAPEIFASKDFTRPKLDPDAAKKLLADAGYPEGFEVTMDCPNDRYVNDAAICQAVVGMLARIGLKVELLAQPKALYFAKVLKPGGYKTSLFMLGWTPDTLDSHNVLHDIMGCRDDPKDPNRGEANLAGYCNKQFDELADKVLVEPDTGKRDLLIKQAFEVSMKDWAYVPLHQQALAWGVSKKVKLTQRADNMVMLYWATKQDE; encoded by the coding sequence ATGTCAGTCGGACGAAGTCTGTTTGCGGCGACGCTCGCCAGTATGCTTGCGTTGGCGGTCTCGCCGGCGTCGAGCCAGACGCTGCGCTATGCCAACCAGGGTGAGCTCAAGTCGCTCGACCCGTACACGCTGAACGAGTCGACCACCAGTGCGCATCTCGGTCATGTCTATGAGGGCCTGGTTGCCCGCGGCAAGGACCTGAAGATCGTCCCGGCACTCGCCGAAAGCTGGGAGACGCCGGAGCCGACACGCTGGCGCTTTCACCTGCGCAAGGACGTCAAATTCCACAACGGCGACCCGTTCACTGCGGACGACGTGGTGTTCTCGGCCGAACGCGTGCGGGCGAAAGGTTCGAATTTCCAGAGCCGCGTTCCCGCCGATGCCAAGGTGGTCAAGATCGACGATTACACCGTCGATTTCATCCTGACCTCGCCCAATCCCATTCTGACGGCGCTGTGGGCGACCTGGTACATCATGGACAAGAAATGGGCAGAGGCGAACGATGCGGTGGCACCGACGCCCGCCGCCGCGACGACCCCGAGCTACGCCTCGCTCCATGAGAACGGCACCGGCGCCTTCACGATCGACAGCCATCAGCCGGGCGTGAAGACCGTCTTCAAGGCCAATCCGAACTGGTGGCGCAAGCCGGAACATAATCTGAAGGAGATCATCTTCACGCCGATCGCCAACCCCGCCACGCGTGTTGCGGCGCTGTTGTCCGGCGAGGTCGACGTGATCGAGCCCGTTCCGGTCCAGGACATCGAGCGCGTGAAAGCGAGTCCGAACGCCACCGTGCTGACGGGACCTGAACTCCGCACCATCTTTGTCGGCATGGATCAGGCGCGTGACGAGCTCTTGTACTCCAACGTCAAGGGCAAGAACCCATTCAAGGACGTTCGCGTCCGCGAAGCCGTCTACCGGGCAATCGACATCGACCTGATCAAGAATCGCGTCATGCGCGGACTGTCTACGCCGTCCGCATTGATGGTCGCACCAGAGATCTTTGCCTCGAAGGATTTCACCCGGCCGAAGCTCGATCCCGACGCCGCCAAGAAGCTCCTGGCTGACGCCGGCTATCCCGAGGGTTTCGAAGTCACGATGGACTGCCCCAACGATCGCTACGTCAATGACGCCGCGATATGTCAGGCGGTCGTCGGCATGCTCGCCCGCATCGGCCTCAAAGTGGAGCTGCTGGCGCAACCCAAGGCCCTGTATTTCGCCAAGGTGCTGAAGCCCGGCGGCTACAAGACTTCGCTGTTCATGCTGGGCTGGACCCCGGATACCCTCGACTCCCACAACGTGCTGCACGACATCATGGGCTGCCGGGACGATCCCAAGGATCCGAACCGCGGCGAAGCCAATCTCGCCGGCTATTGCAACAAGCAGTTCGATGAACTCGCCGACAAGGTTCTCGTGGAACCCGATACGGGCAAGCGCGATCTCCTGATCAAGCAGGCCTTCGAGGTCTCGATGAAGGACTGGGCCTACGTCCCGCTGCACCAGCAGGCGCTCGCCTGGGGCGTCTCGAAGAAGGTGAAGTTGACCCAGCGTGCGGACAACATGGTCATGCTCTACTGGGCGACCAAGCAGGACGAGTAG
- a CDS encoding DUF6489 family protein produces MKVNIEIDCTPLEARQFIGLPDLAPMQTAVMDKLQQQVLSNIDKVSPESLIQSWFTFDPKLAERFQDMFVTMAGLGGTRSGDKKK; encoded by the coding sequence ATGAAGGTTAATATCGAAATCGACTGCACCCCCCTCGAAGCCCGTCAGTTCATCGGATTGCCCGATCTGGCACCGATGCAGACGGCGGTGATGGACAAGCTGCAGCAGCAGGTCTTGAGCAACATCGACAAGGTCTCGCCGGAGTCGCTGATCCAGAGCTGGTTCACCTTCGATCCCAAGCTTGCCGAGCGGTTTCAGGACATGTTCGTCACCATGGCCGGCCTCGGCGGCACGCGCAGCGGCGACAAGAAGAAATAA